The following are from one region of the Coffea eugenioides isolate CCC68of chromosome 2, Ceug_1.0, whole genome shotgun sequence genome:
- the LOC113762645 gene encoding ADP-ribosylation factor-like: MGLLLTKLSQLFAQKQARVLMVGLDAAGKTTMLYKLKLGEVVTTIPTIGFNVETVEYKSVSFTVWDVGGQDRIRPLWKYYYQSTQALIFVIDSSDRDRVAEARDELHRMLNEDELRNALLLVLANKQDLPNAMNVAELTDKLGLHSISQRQWYIQSTCATTGEGLYEGMEWLSRNIADKD; encoded by the exons ATGGGATTGTTACTTACCAAGCTGAGCCAACTCTTTGCCCAGAAGCAAGCGCGGGTGCTGATGGTGGGTCTTGATGCTGCCGGCAAAACTACTATGCTGTACAAGCTCAAGTTGGGCGAAGTTGTGACTACCATTCCAACCATTG GATTTAATGTGGAGACTGTGGAATACAAGAGCGTCAGCTTTACCGTTTGGGATGTTGGTGGTCAGGATAGG ATCCGACCATTGTGGAAATATTACTACCAAAGTACTCAAGCATTAATCTTTGTCATTGATAGTAGTGACCGAGATCGTGTAGCTGAGGCTAGGGATGAGCTTCACAGGATGTTAAATGAG GATGAATTGAGGAATGCTCTGCTGCTTGTGCTTGCAAACAAGCAAGATCTTCCCAATGCAATGAATGTTGCAGAACTTACTGACAAACTCGGTCTTCACTCCATCAGTCAACGCCAGTG GTATATCCAAAGCACATGTGCAACCACTGGAGAAGGGCTTTATGAGGGCATGGAATGGCTCTCTAGAAACATAGCTGACAAG GACTAG